One window of the Triticum dicoccoides isolate Atlit2015 ecotype Zavitan chromosome 3B, WEW_v2.0, whole genome shotgun sequence genome contains the following:
- the LOC119275549 gene encoding abscisic acid receptor PYL9-like, with product MEPHMESALRQGLTEPERREVEGVVEEHHTFPGRASGTCTSLVTQRVQAPLAAVWDIVRGFANPQRYKHFIKSCALAAGDGATVGSVREVTVVSGLPASTSTERLEILDDDRHILSFRVVGGEHRLRNYRSVTSVTEFTDQPSGPSYCVVVESYVVDVPEGNTEEDTRMFTDTVVKLNLQKLAAIATTTTTSSPPPSDEQS from the coding sequence ATGGAGCCCCACATGGAGAGCGCGCTCCGTCAAGGGTTGACGGAGCCGGAGCGGAGGGAGGTGGAGGGCGTGGTGGAGGAGCACCACACGTTCCCTGGGCGCGCCAGCGGGACGTGCACATCGCTGGTCACACAGCGCGTGCAGGCGCCTCTCGCCGCCGTGTGGGACATCGTGCGCGGCTTCGCCAATCCGCAGCGCTACAAGCACTTCATCAAGTCCTGTGCTCTCGCCGCCGGCGACGGCGCCACCGTGGGCAGCGTCCGCGAGGTCACCGTCGTCTCCGGCCTCCCCGCCTCCACCAGCACCGAGCGCCTCGAGATCCTCGACGACGACCGCCACATCCTCAGCTTCCGCGTCGTCGGCGGCGAGCACCGCCTCCGCAACTACCGCTCCGTCACCTCCGTCACCGAGTTCACGGACCAGCCTTCAGGCCCGTCCTACTGCGTCGTTGTCGAGTCCTACGTCGTCGACGTACCGGAGGGCAACACCGAGGAGGACACCCGCATGTTCACCGACACCGTGGTCAAGCTCAACCTCCAGAAACTCGCCGCCAtcgctaccaccaccaccacctcttccCCACCGCCGTCGGATGAGCAAAGCTGA